From a single Granulicella aggregans genomic region:
- a CDS encoding COG1470 family protein, translated as MRHLAHLRKIYPFAAMLMLSAMTLLLGCGYLRFPYSSGPSDFTISVTPATASVVAGAPATAYGFTVNPTGGFNGPVTVSLQIPQGLTCVPVACSALLPNYAATNVLQVATSTTTPAGTYQLQFVATSGALSHTVTATLEVLPAASPDFSIAVTPTQSSTVAGTAASPYSFVATPINGFTGTINVAAAVPSGFTCAPVSCAVALTGNQAPVPIN; from the coding sequence ATGCGTCACCTTGCCCACCTCCGAAAGATCTATCCCTTCGCGGCGATGCTTATGCTGTCGGCGATGACGTTACTGCTCGGTTGTGGCTATCTGCGCTTTCCTTATTCGAGCGGGCCATCTGATTTCACCATCTCCGTTACACCTGCCACGGCATCCGTAGTGGCGGGCGCGCCGGCAACCGCATACGGATTCACCGTGAATCCGACCGGCGGATTCAACGGCCCGGTAACCGTATCTCTCCAAATCCCTCAGGGCTTGACCTGCGTCCCGGTAGCCTGTTCGGCTCTCCTTCCGAACTATGCCGCGACCAATGTTCTCCAGGTCGCCACCTCCACGACCACACCCGCGGGCACGTACCAACTGCAGTTTGTCGCGACCTCCGGCGCGCTCTCACACACGGTAACGGCAACCCTGGAAGTGCTACCTGCCGCGTCGCCGGACTTTTCCATTGCTGTGACGCCCACTCAATCCAGCACCGTAGCCGGCACCGCCGCATCGCCCTACAGCTTCGTCGCGACACCCATCAACGGATTCACTGGGACCATCAATGTCGCCGCTGCCGTTCCGTCGGGATTCACCTGCGCTCCCGTCTCCTGCGCCGTAGCACTGACCGGCAACCAGGCGCCAGTCCCAATCAATTGA
- a CDS encoding NAD(P)-binding domain-containing protein, giving the protein MTRANIAIVGAGPYGLSLAAHLAGQKIGHRIFGRPMQFWSQIAEAAGERYLKSYCFGTNLSAPERGFSFADYNTPRGLETFEPCSMANFAAYGRWFQESKVPWVEPVDVANIKRDDKGFALTLSSGEDLVADQVVVATGLSYFANTPSALGSVSPSLVSHTADVTRFAAFEGKSVAVLGAGQSALEACALLREAGARPTLLVRERAIRWHHRVPLKRSLWKQLRSPISGLGTGPKAWALTNFPGAMHRIPTNVRSRFVKSHLPAEGAWWLRERFEKHVPVHFDSEVVGASECCGHVALTVRNSKTDTSQKMTFDHVLAGSGYRVDVDSIKFLDASLRDKIERIDSYPKLNANFESSVPGLRFVGAASAMSFGPLFRFVVGADYTSRTITRHVATQFAPTA; this is encoded by the coding sequence GTGACGAGAGCGAATATCGCCATTGTTGGCGCCGGGCCCTATGGACTATCGCTTGCGGCGCATCTTGCGGGCCAGAAGATCGGCCACCGCATCTTCGGGCGTCCGATGCAGTTCTGGTCGCAGATCGCAGAGGCGGCGGGCGAACGGTATCTTAAGTCCTACTGCTTCGGGACGAACCTCTCCGCGCCGGAGCGGGGATTTTCGTTTGCGGACTACAACACGCCGCGCGGCCTCGAGACCTTTGAGCCTTGCTCCATGGCGAACTTCGCGGCCTATGGGCGCTGGTTTCAGGAGAGCAAGGTGCCGTGGGTCGAGCCCGTCGATGTCGCGAATATCAAGCGAGACGACAAGGGATTTGCTCTCACTCTTTCGAGCGGCGAAGATCTTGTAGCGGACCAGGTTGTGGTGGCGACAGGGCTTTCGTACTTCGCCAACACGCCTTCGGCGCTTGGATCGGTGTCGCCTTCGCTGGTAAGTCATACTGCCGACGTCACCCGATTCGCAGCCTTTGAGGGTAAGAGTGTCGCGGTTCTGGGAGCGGGACAATCCGCTCTTGAAGCCTGTGCGTTGCTGCGGGAGGCTGGCGCTCGGCCGACCTTGCTGGTTCGAGAGAGAGCTATCCGATGGCATCACCGGGTCCCTCTGAAACGAAGCTTGTGGAAGCAGTTGAGATCGCCCATCTCAGGGCTTGGTACAGGGCCAAAGGCGTGGGCTCTGACCAACTTTCCGGGAGCCATGCACCGGATACCGACGAATGTTCGCAGCAGATTTGTGAAGAGCCATCTGCCGGCGGAGGGAGCATGGTGGCTGCGTGAGCGATTTGAGAAGCATGTCCCTGTTCATTTCGATTCGGAGGTAGTTGGAGCAAGCGAGTGTTGCGGGCATGTTGCGTTGACGGTGAGAAACTCGAAAACCGACACGAGCCAGAAGATGACCTTCGACCACGTGCTCGCCGGAAGCGGTTACAGGGTTGATGTCGACAGCATTAAATTTCTGGATGCGAGTCTGCGCGACAAGATCGAACGCATCGATAGCTATCCGAAGCTGAACGCCAACTTTGAGTCGTCGGTGCCTGGGCTGCGATTTGTCGGCGCGGCCTCTGCGATGAGCTTTGGCCCGCTCTTCCGGTTTGTCGTGGGGGCGGACTATACCTCGCGAACCATCACCCGACACGTTGCCACACAGTTCGCGCCCACTGCATGA
- a CDS encoding putative bifunctional diguanylate cyclase/phosphodiesterase produces the protein MDLRRKQLVIGAVALQGIHLLAFVVLKDAKVASNTIQIFMVLLTCWVCWSEGRLEKRHSRQPWNLVCMGLLLWTAAQIAFLAWVVTQSPTWVPVYETFWLLFPFPMILVAFRLPPSPQRDIPGGLDLVQACIFFCTLFALVFAKPDIISFNLAYEVQSLALPLAFALRLSMTLRGSDRTFYRYLTVFSILYAASSSIGYIAEIYGLPSGTFVDLCWVPAFTVYSILIARGNPVRVELRKSSWLADPTHLHGVSALGLAAMSLGAAATLALHRQTLGTIVVALAFLLFGIRISLREWQSHRFHTRIEYTLTHDALTGLGNRAYLQHELSRCLNEPPEADHCGTALLFIDLDRFKAVNDDFGHSFGDELLKEVASLLRSSVRKGDIIARHGGDEFVILLEQVQLEEARTCADGIAKKMRAPMKIDGRVVHLSASIGLALSSSSDRADTLLQDADTAMYKAKQSGKDRIQIFTPDLIAGVKNRNTLLTDLRSTLDAQSFEVHYQPIYGLWNHSVVGFEALARWRHPERGIISPAEFIPLAEETGLINELGRQILRKAAAQCHAWNLQFGTALSVSVNVSAHQFANPDLLETIQRALSETGLSPALLKLEITESVLLSGYEGVAEVLASARSLGIGICLDDFGTGYSSLSYLLNFPFDIVKIDKSFVTNLDSKYDRAEMVRSITDLGRRLDMQIVAEGVETIQELARLQEFNCDMVQGFLLSKPLDAQTVQMLLTHDELSTRYLDRLSELQTHIAGTLLQ, from the coding sequence GTGGATCTTAGGAGAAAGCAACTCGTCATCGGTGCCGTCGCGCTGCAGGGGATCCACTTGCTCGCGTTCGTTGTCCTGAAAGACGCTAAGGTCGCTTCGAACACCATTCAGATCTTCATGGTGCTTCTGACCTGCTGGGTCTGCTGGTCGGAAGGCCGTTTAGAAAAGCGGCATTCGCGACAGCCCTGGAACCTGGTCTGCATGGGGCTTCTTCTGTGGACGGCCGCGCAGATCGCATTCCTCGCCTGGGTCGTCACTCAATCGCCTACCTGGGTCCCGGTGTATGAGACCTTCTGGCTTCTCTTCCCGTTTCCTATGATCCTCGTGGCCTTCCGGCTGCCTCCGTCGCCTCAGCGGGACATACCCGGCGGGTTGGATCTTGTCCAAGCCTGCATCTTCTTCTGCACGCTCTTTGCCCTCGTCTTCGCCAAGCCGGACATCATCAGCTTCAACCTTGCGTACGAGGTCCAGAGCCTTGCTCTTCCGCTGGCCTTTGCGCTTCGCCTGTCGATGACCCTGCGCGGCTCCGACAGGACGTTTTACCGCTATCTCACAGTATTTTCCATCCTGTATGCCGCGTCCTCTTCGATCGGATACATCGCCGAGATCTACGGCCTTCCCTCCGGAACTTTCGTGGACCTCTGCTGGGTGCCGGCGTTCACGGTCTACTCCATCCTGATCGCCCGCGGAAACCCGGTTCGCGTTGAGCTGCGGAAGTCCAGCTGGCTCGCCGATCCAACTCATCTCCACGGCGTCAGCGCGCTGGGGCTTGCGGCCATGTCGCTGGGAGCCGCCGCTACACTTGCCCTGCATCGGCAGACACTGGGGACGATCGTTGTGGCCCTAGCTTTTCTGCTCTTTGGGATACGGATCAGCCTTCGTGAGTGGCAGTCGCATCGTTTTCACACCAGGATCGAGTACACCCTGACGCATGACGCCCTCACCGGGCTCGGGAACCGCGCGTACCTGCAACATGAACTCTCCCGATGCCTCAACGAGCCTCCGGAGGCAGACCATTGCGGAACCGCGCTGCTCTTCATCGACCTCGATCGCTTCAAGGCAGTCAACGACGACTTTGGCCACTCGTTTGGCGACGAACTGCTCAAAGAAGTTGCGAGCCTGCTGCGGTCGTCGGTGCGCAAGGGAGACATCATCGCGCGGCATGGCGGCGACGAGTTCGTCATCCTGCTCGAACAGGTCCAGCTTGAGGAAGCGAGGACCTGCGCCGACGGCATCGCGAAGAAGATGCGCGCGCCGATGAAGATCGATGGGCGGGTGGTTCATCTAAGCGCCAGCATCGGCCTCGCGCTCAGCAGCTCGAGCGATCGGGCCGACACGCTGCTTCAGGACGCCGACACCGCGATGTACAAGGCAAAGCAGTCAGGCAAGGACCGGATCCAGATCTTCACCCCCGATCTCATCGCAGGAGTCAAGAACAGGAACACCCTGCTGACGGACCTGCGCTCGACATTGGACGCGCAGAGCTTCGAGGTCCACTATCAGCCGATCTACGGTCTATGGAACCATTCCGTGGTGGGCTTCGAGGCGCTTGCGCGCTGGCGACATCCCGAACGCGGCATCATCAGCCCGGCCGAGTTCATTCCTCTTGCGGAGGAGACCGGGCTGATCAATGAGTTGGGCAGGCAGATCCTGAGAAAAGCCGCCGCGCAGTGCCATGCCTGGAACCTGCAGTTCGGAACGGCGCTCTCTGTCAGCGTGAATGTGTCGGCGCACCAGTTCGCCAATCCCGACCTTCTCGAGACTATCCAGAGGGCTCTCTCCGAGACTGGCCTTAGCCCGGCGCTGCTCAAGCTGGAGATCACCGAGTCGGTCCTTCTAAGCGGCTATGAAGGTGTCGCCGAGGTACTTGCCAGCGCCCGTTCGCTCGGCATCGGGATCTGCCTCGATGACTTTGGCACCGGCTACTCTTCGCTGAGTTACCTGCTCAACTTTCCCTTTGACATCGTCAAGATCGACAAGAGCTTCGTCACGAATCTGGATAGCAAGTACGACCGTGCGGAGATGGTCCGGTCTATTACCGACCTCGGCCGCCGGCTCGATATGCAGATCGTGGCTGAAGGCGTCGAGACCATCCAGGAGCTGGCTCGGTTGCAGGAGTTCAACTGCGACATGGTGCAGGGTTTCCTGCTCTCGAAGCCTCTCGACGCGCAAACCGTGCAGATGCTCCTGACGCATGACGAGCTCTCCACACGATACCTGGACCGGCTCTCCGAGCTTCAGACGCACATCGCGGGAACTCTGCTGCAGTAA
- a CDS encoding lactonase family protein has protein sequence MTITLRLSLSAAILLMISGCGGSSTPSVPVSTPTSAPQSLAKFAYVANDLDNSISMYTVSSKGTWTPTSPATVAAGTQPAVVVVDSQGKFAYVSNIRDATIGQYAINQTTGVLTPLSPATAPSGALPQDFTLHPSGNFAYSANSNDGSVTVFSVDRTTGLLTPKGNVALPGNSVSSPIAVTVNPAGTFLYVINDAVQVLAIDATTGGLTLQPSSVYAGERAFKLAFDTTGKFAYVPDNGSSNVYEFSADPATGKLTPLSSSPVNSGNQPAWVAVDPTDKFAYVSNRFGSTVSTFNIAASSGLLTPSALDSASGVDFPWPILFDPSGQILYVLNEDGENVTSYATHSDGTLTQLGTVPTGHAPWSFALVSAP, from the coding sequence ATGACCATAACGCTCCGGCTCTCTCTTTCTGCTGCCATACTCCTGATGATCTCTGGCTGCGGTGGAAGTTCTACGCCGTCTGTACCCGTATCTACCCCCACCTCCGCTCCCCAATCGCTGGCAAAGTTCGCCTATGTCGCCAACGACCTCGATAACTCCATCTCCATGTACACCGTCTCCTCAAAGGGCACCTGGACGCCGACCTCGCCCGCAACTGTCGCCGCCGGCACCCAGCCTGCAGTCGTAGTCGTCGACTCCCAGGGCAAGTTCGCCTATGTCAGCAACATTCGGGACGCCACCATCGGCCAGTACGCAATCAACCAGACCACCGGCGTACTCACTCCGCTCTCTCCCGCAACCGCTCCTTCAGGCGCTCTTCCGCAGGACTTCACCCTGCACCCGTCGGGCAACTTCGCCTACTCCGCGAACTCAAACGATGGATCGGTAACAGTGTTTTCTGTGGATCGGACAACCGGACTGCTTACGCCCAAGGGGAATGTCGCTCTTCCCGGCAACAGTGTCTCAAGCCCGATCGCTGTGACCGTGAATCCCGCCGGCACATTCCTCTACGTCATAAATGACGCCGTTCAGGTTCTGGCCATCGATGCCACTACGGGCGGCCTAACCCTCCAGCCGTCCTCGGTCTACGCGGGTGAGCGTGCCTTCAAGCTTGCCTTCGATACCACCGGCAAGTTCGCCTATGTCCCCGATAATGGAAGCTCCAACGTGTACGAGTTCAGCGCCGACCCGGCCACCGGCAAGCTCACACCGCTGAGCTCCAGCCCGGTGAACTCAGGAAATCAGCCCGCGTGGGTGGCCGTCGATCCCACCGACAAATTCGCTTATGTAAGCAATCGCTTTGGCAGCACCGTCTCCACCTTCAACATCGCCGCCAGCTCTGGCCTCCTCACGCCCTCGGCGTTGGACTCTGCCTCAGGGGTCGATTTTCCGTGGCCAATCCTCTTCGACCCGTCGGGCCAGATCTTATATGTATTGAATGAGGACGGTGAGAACGTCACCAGCTATGCCACGCACTCCGACGGAACCCTGACACAGCTCGGAACGGTCCCGACCGGACATGCGCCGTGGTCCTTCGCTCTGGTCTCTGCCCCCTAG
- a CDS encoding IPT/TIG domain-containing protein, which yields MILDSQRSRILVTDSAHSQLLVYSLDSGALLNSIPTGPTPQGIGLTPDGSKLVLLTAGDYKVSVLDAGTYSLLQQITSPSSGRNFFTTGPIGPPVMVATMAGNKAYVATQAGYLQGPAAAYSYSMLYDFDLTANTLSSDPINATNYGGGEPFYIVSSLDGSAALIGGEIANTVGGALIPSDTDLATFTDLAVAPDAQSLANNGVLLDSSNHWQNSLTADLQIQGGTALGEDFLYGAQFNGSGSLFYRSTASHIRIYDVKHGNLLRTLEVPGGLIGSNGTETTSPTRLLAVSPADQKIIAATSNGVSIFSFASDPLSISEANNLSGQLTLLGSGFTSATSITVDTLAASANFVSPTQLNVTLPALASGPHSVTATNPNGDTYTLTLAFSTP from the coding sequence TTGATCCTGGACTCGCAACGCTCACGCATCCTGGTGACAGACTCAGCCCATAGTCAGCTCCTTGTATACAGCCTCGACTCGGGCGCACTCCTGAACAGCATCCCCACCGGTCCTACCCCACAGGGCATCGGGCTCACTCCAGACGGCAGCAAACTCGTGCTGCTCACGGCAGGCGACTACAAGGTCTCCGTTCTCGACGCCGGCACCTACAGCCTGCTGCAGCAGATCACGTCGCCTTCAAGTGGCAGGAACTTCTTTACCACGGGGCCCATCGGCCCTCCGGTCATGGTCGCAACCATGGCAGGAAACAAAGCCTACGTCGCCACGCAGGCTGGATACCTGCAGGGGCCTGCGGCAGCTTATTCCTACTCGATGCTCTACGACTTCGACCTCACCGCGAACACGCTCTCTTCCGACCCCATCAATGCGACCAACTACGGAGGCGGCGAGCCCTTCTACATCGTCTCCAGTCTCGATGGATCGGCTGCCCTGATCGGCGGCGAGATCGCGAACACTGTAGGTGGCGCACTCATCCCCTCAGATACCGATCTGGCAACCTTCACCGACCTGGCCGTCGCTCCGGACGCTCAGTCCCTCGCCAATAACGGGGTTCTTCTTGACAGCTCCAATCATTGGCAAAACAGCCTCACCGCCGACCTGCAGATTCAAGGTGGCACGGCGTTGGGCGAAGACTTTCTCTACGGGGCACAGTTCAATGGATCGGGCTCACTCTTCTATCGCTCCACGGCGTCGCATATCCGCATCTACGATGTGAAGCACGGCAATCTCCTCCGCACCCTGGAGGTGCCGGGTGGCCTCATCGGCTCCAACGGCACCGAGACCACTTCGCCTACGCGCCTGCTCGCTGTCAGTCCCGCAGACCAAAAGATCATTGCCGCGACTTCGAACGGCGTCTCGATCTTCAGCTTCGCCTCGGATCCTCTCTCCATCAGCGAAGCCAACAATCTGTCGGGCCAGCTCACCCTGCTCGGCAGCGGCTTTACCAGCGCCACTTCGATAACCGTTGATACGCTGGCGGCATCAGCGAACTTCGTCAGCCCGACCCAATTGAACGTAACTCTACCCGCGCTGGCCTCCGGGCCTCACAGCGTCACCGCCACAAATCCAAATGGCGACACCTACACCCTGACGCTCGCGTTCTCCACCCCGTAG
- a CDS encoding nucleoside hydrolase, translating to MTHSTTFVQSPVRLRTTSVAWRFGLALLLLVSTGTANAEGKRKVIIDDDGFGMMHIMLLKDPTVEVLGLTSVTGDLWEKQAVASALRGLEIIGRTDVPVSGGAVYPLVNSEALTDRWEALYGKLVWKGAWMKQWVEPTAQSLVVYHGPDDPIDLPEGNPKIKASEELAANFLIRMVHKYPGEITIIAAGPMTNLALAQRLDPSFAGLAKELVYMGGSFNPQQMLNNRSASDFAREYMNSPRREFNIRFDPEAASIMSRSPWKKVTVVPADPATATQMTRSLLDRMANVATPELAAHLRLQPAGFPLWDEIAAAVWIDPTLVRSSETLFVDYNSQFGPSYGDTLSWRPGYEPGLGERKATVVRTIDPERLEALMIKLVSEGKR from the coding sequence ATGACGCATTCCACTACCTTTGTCCAAAGTCCCGTCCGGCTTCGAACGACTTCGGTCGCCTGGCGGTTTGGTCTGGCTCTTCTGCTGCTTGTCAGCACCGGCACCGCGAATGCGGAGGGCAAGCGCAAGGTGATCATCGACGATGACGGCTTCGGGATGATGCATATCATGCTGCTGAAAGACCCCACCGTCGAGGTGCTCGGCCTCACCTCTGTGACGGGAGACCTGTGGGAGAAGCAGGCGGTCGCGTCCGCGCTGCGCGGACTTGAGATCATCGGACGAACCGATGTTCCTGTATCCGGAGGTGCCGTTTATCCGCTGGTTAACTCTGAGGCTCTGACCGACCGCTGGGAGGCGCTCTACGGCAAGCTTGTGTGGAAGGGTGCCTGGATGAAGCAGTGGGTCGAGCCGACCGCGCAAAGCCTGGTTGTCTATCATGGCCCGGACGACCCCATCGATCTGCCCGAGGGCAACCCGAAGATCAAGGCTTCGGAAGAGTTGGCCGCGAACTTCCTGATCCGCATGGTGCATAAGTATCCCGGTGAGATCACGATCATCGCGGCAGGGCCGATGACGAACCTGGCACTTGCGCAGCGGCTCGACCCGTCGTTTGCCGGACTTGCGAAAGAGCTTGTGTACATGGGCGGCAGCTTCAATCCACAGCAGATGCTGAACAACAGGTCCGCTTCCGACTTTGCCCGTGAATATATGAACTCTCCACGGCGAGAGTTCAATATTCGCTTCGATCCGGAGGCGGCGAGCATCATGTCACGAAGCCCTTGGAAGAAGGTCACGGTCGTCCCGGCCGATCCTGCGACAGCGACCCAGATGACCAGGAGTCTGCTTGATCGTATGGCTAACGTCGCGACACCGGAGCTCGCAGCGCACCTGCGCTTGCAACCGGCGGGATTTCCTCTCTGGGATGAGATCGCTGCTGCGGTGTGGATCGATCCCACACTGGTTCGCTCGAGCGAGACGCTGTTCGTCGACTACAACAGCCAGTTCGGACCGAGCTACGGCGATACGCTATCCTGGCGGCCGGGCTATGAACCAGGTCTTGGTGAACGGAAGGCCACGGTCGTTCGCACAATCGATCCGGAACGGCTGGAAGCGCTGATGATCAAGCTGGTGAGTGAGGGCAAGCGTTAG
- a CDS encoding thioesterase domain-containing protein: protein MTEKSTKFVYLPGAGGGGEGDLAAMAAGLDLPVGFEPIRYPGWQRSMAEGFSAETLLEELTAEIEKKVPSGPIRIMGMSIGGHLGYAAALRLQAKGREIAGLCVVDSFMIETSKPTSGWQGRALAEGMDLLRKRRFMDLARFARSKAWRALLRLGGKPLLKMLGRASASGGMNSLLAADAVAERELSMRLLIGHLAPWLVELDHEPVPLSAPVALLRTRVSARDDVAWMRRCPCVTIYEVPGTHQTLFEAENLAEMRKAFGAAAAEFNRSSAALLETSA from the coding sequence ATGACGGAGAAGTCCACTAAATTCGTGTATCTGCCCGGAGCGGGCGGCGGCGGCGAGGGCGATCTCGCCGCGATGGCTGCTGGGTTGGATCTTCCGGTCGGCTTCGAGCCAATCCGCTATCCCGGCTGGCAGCGATCGATGGCGGAGGGGTTTTCGGCGGAGACACTCCTCGAAGAGCTGACTGCCGAGATCGAGAAGAAGGTTCCTTCGGGGCCGATAAGGATCATGGGCATGTCGATTGGCGGCCACCTGGGCTATGCGGCGGCGCTTCGCTTGCAGGCAAAGGGGCGAGAGATTGCCGGCCTTTGCGTGGTCGATTCGTTCATGATCGAGACGTCAAAACCGACTTCCGGATGGCAGGGGCGGGCACTCGCCGAAGGGATGGACCTGCTGCGCAAACGGCGGTTCATGGACCTTGCACGATTTGCAAGGTCGAAGGCGTGGAGAGCTCTGTTGCGACTTGGCGGAAAGCCGCTTTTGAAGATGCTTGGGAGAGCCTCTGCATCGGGCGGAATGAACTCGCTGCTCGCCGCTGATGCGGTTGCAGAGCGGGAGCTAAGCATGCGGTTGCTGATCGGACATCTGGCACCGTGGCTGGTGGAGCTCGATCATGAGCCGGTGCCGCTTAGCGCACCGGTTGCGCTGCTGCGTACCAGGGTCTCCGCACGCGACGACGTAGCATGGATGCGGCGTTGCCCGTGCGTAACGATCTACGAGGTTCCCGGAACGCACCAAACGTTGTTTGAAGCGGAGAACCTTGCGGAGATGCGCAAGGCGTTTGGGGCGGCGGCCGCCGAATTTAACAGATCGTCGGCCGCGCTCCTCGAGACCAGTGCCTGA